One Coffea eugenioides isolate CCC68of unplaced genomic scaffold, Ceug_1.0 ScVebR1_64;HRSCAF=311, whole genome shotgun sequence genomic region harbors:
- the LOC113758678 gene encoding aspartic proteinase CDR1-like codes for MQEDLKVTVQDDSDDSNDDSDHDTDFETGIFVKTSIPAFFMGFNIGSRDAAQLVALVTGSNLLWLQCKPGIGGNRTFYKNYWPGESSIYAANVRCEDFCSSTPLTCIPTPTLCWYVLKYLGEIVVRGNLAFERFIFGSSFDNQPAHELNPLFGCTRKNSCIDKFNGVSGLGPSGISLTSQLDNSEFSYCIENLNDPFDEKNILIIGIKSGGVENSTPLIIREFHYYVNVEGINDKKDLRIDNFKSGGGAIIDSGSSLSFLYDIAYEKLDYIGDSLERRYFFLDKYQHCYIGHLFRDFKGFTTIAFHFDGATMELDRENLFKQVYSDVVCLSVLNVAENGVDHSLLGVELQKYFYISFDMNEMPVNFERIECEYFNNWS; via the coding sequence ATGCAAGAAGATTTGAAGGTGACAGTACAAGATGATTCAGATGATTCAAATGATGATTCAGATCATGATACTGATTTCGAGActggaatttttgttaaaacatcaatacctgcGTTTTTTATGGGTTTCAACATTGGTTCACGGGATGCTGCTCAATTGGTTGCGTTGGTTACTGGTAGTAATCTACTTTGGCTTCAGTGCAAACCTGGTATAGGCGGCAATAGGACATTCTATAAAAACTATTGGCCTGGGGAGTCTTCAATATATGCTGCTAATGTGAGGTGCGAGGACTTTTGTTCATCTACTCCATTGACATGTATTCCAACACCCACTCTCTGCTGGTATGTATTGAAATATTTGGGTGAAATCGTTGTTCGTGGAAATCTTGCATTTGAACGATTTATTTTCGGTTCATCATTTGATAACCAACCAGCGCATGAGTTAAATCCGTTATTTGGATGTACTAGAAAAAATAGCTGCATAGACAAGTTCAATGGTGTCTCGGGGCTTGGTCCTTCAGGAATCTCATTAACTTCACAACTGGATAATAGTGAGTTCTCATATTGTATTGAAAATTTAAACGATCCATTTGACGAAAAAAATATACTGATCATAGGGATAAAGTCCGGAGGAGTTGAAAACTCAACTCCTCTTATTATTAGGGAGTTCCATTACTACGTGAATGTTGAAGGCATTAATGACAAAAAAGATTTAAGAATCGATAATTTTAAAAGTGGTGGGGGTGCAATTATTGATTCAGGTTCAAGTTTGAGTTTTCTTTATGATATTGCATACGAGAAACTTGATTACATAGGAGACTCATTAGAAAGACGATATTTCTTTTTGGACAAGTATCAACATTGCTATATTGGACACTTGTTTAGGGATTTTAAGGGCTTTACAACAatagcatttcattttgatgGAGCAACAATGGAATTAGATAGAGAGAATTTGTTCAAGCAAGTATACTCAGATGTGGTATGTTTAAGTGTGTTGAATGTTGCAGAGAATGGTGTCGATCACAGTCTTCTTGGCGTAGAACTCCAAAAATATTTCTATATATCATTTGACATGAATGAAATGCCTGTTAACTTTGAGAGGATCGAATgtgaatatttcaataattgGAGTTGA
- the LOC113758679 gene encoding uncharacterized protein LOC113758679: MIHYNSIHSPYFDTNAAVHRNLHISLSRLRYLKVTMQEYLKLTVQDNSDDSIDDSDNDTDFEIEIFVNTSIPVFLVGFNIGSREAAQLVALDIGSNLLWKYLGEVVVRENLAFERFIFGSSFDNQPAHEFNPLFGCTRKNNYIDKFNRVLGLGPSGISLASQLDSSEFSYCIGNLSDPFDEKNILIIGIKSGGVEDSTPLIFREFHYYVNLEGISFGGRMLGIDKKDLRMDNFKCGVGAIIDLGSSLSFL, encoded by the exons ATGATTCATTATAACTCTATTCACTCCCCCTATTTTGACACAAATGCTGCCGTACATAGGAACTTGCATATTTCCTTATCTCGCTTAAGATACTTGAAGGTGACAATGCAAGAATATTTGAAGCTGACAGTACAAGATAATTCAGATGATTCAATTGATGATTCAGATAATGATACTGATTTCGAGATTGAAATTTTTGTTAACACATCAATACCTGTGTTTTTGGTGGGTTTCAACATTGGTTCACGGGAGGCTGCTCAATTGGTTGCGTTGGATATTGGTAGTAATCTGCTTTGG AAATATTTGGGTGAAGTCGTTGTCCGTGAAAATCTTGCATTTGAAAGATTTATTTTCGGTTCATCATTTGACAACCAACCAGCGCATGAGTTCAATCCGTTATTTGGATGTACTAGAAAAAATAACTACATAGACAAGTTCAATCGTGTCTTGGGGCTTGGTCCTTCAGGAATCTCATTAGCTTCACAACTGGATAGTAGTGAGTTCTCATATTGTATTGGAAATTTAAGCGATCcatttgatgaaaaaaataTACTGATCATAGGGATAAAGTCCGGAGGAGTTGAAGACTCAACTCCTCTTATTTTTAGGGAGTTCCATTACTACGTAAATCTTGAAGGCATTAGCTTTGGGGGTAGGATGCTCGGCATTGACAAAAAGGATTTGAGAATGGATAATTTTAAATGTGGTGTGGGTGCAATTATTGATCTAGGTTCAAGTttgagtttcctttga